In one Pseudomonas sp. 31-12 genomic region, the following are encoded:
- a CDS encoding cold-shock protein: protein MSNRQTGTVKWFNDEKGFGFITPQGGGDDLFVHFKAIESDGFKSLKEGQTVSFVAEKGQKGMQAAQVRAE from the coding sequence ATGTCTAATCGCCAAACCGGCACCGTTAAATGGTTCAACGATGAAAAAGGCTTCGGCTTCATCACTCCTCAAGGTGGCGGTGACGACCTGTTCGTACACTTCAAAGCTATCGAAAGCGACGGTTTCAAAAGCCTGAAAGAAGGCCAGACCGTTTCCTTCGTGGCTGAGAAAGGCCAAAAGGGTATGCAAGCTGCACAAGTCCGCGCTGAGTAA
- a CDS encoding I78 family peptidase inhibitor: MPWKLASLGTLFAVTVLAGCSSTSSESAADPVATTDTGHSRCEAKAAEFAIGKPASPALLEQARTRAGAQNARFLLPNDMVTLEYRSDRLNLNTDDSRVVTRVNCG, encoded by the coding sequence ATGCCTTGGAAGCTCGCGTCATTGGGTACTTTGTTCGCCGTCACTGTGTTGGCTGGTTGCAGCAGCACGTCCTCCGAGTCGGCGGCAGACCCTGTAGCGACGACTGACACAGGTCACAGCCGTTGTGAGGCAAAGGCTGCCGAATTCGCCATTGGCAAACCGGCTTCGCCCGCATTGCTGGAGCAGGCGCGTACCCGCGCAGGTGCACAGAACGCACGTTTCCTGTTGCCTAACGATATGGTGACGCTGGAATACCGCTCCGATCGCCTGAACCTGAATACCGATGACAGCCGGGTGGTCACCCGCGTCAACTGCGGCTGA
- a CDS encoding nucleoside hydrolase, which yields MHRYAQKLHHLLRSLLLLSLITATSAQAAEKIDLIIDTDPGADDVVALLFALASPEELNIRALTTVAGNVRLDKTSRNARLAREWAGREEVPVYAGAPKPLMRTPIYAENIHGKEGLSGVTVHEPKKGLAEGNAVNYLIDTLKAAKPHSITIAMLGPQTNLALALIQEPEIVQGIKEVVIMGGAHFNGGNITPVAEFNLFADPQAAEVVLKSGVKLTYLPLDVTHKILTSDARLKQIAAINNNASKLVGDILNEYVKGDMEHYGIAGGPVHDATVIAYLLKPELFTGRSVNVVVDSREGPTFGQTIVDWYDGLKAPKNAFWVESGDAQGFFDLLTQRLARLK from the coding sequence ATGCACCGCTATGCTCAGAAACTGCACCACCTGCTCCGGAGTCTGCTGCTTTTGTCCCTGATTACTGCAACGAGCGCCCAGGCGGCGGAAAAGATCGACTTGATCATCGATACCGATCCCGGTGCCGATGACGTAGTCGCCTTGCTGTTCGCGTTGGCATCGCCGGAAGAGTTGAACATTCGTGCGCTGACCACCGTCGCCGGCAACGTGCGTCTGGACAAGACTTCGCGAAACGCACGATTGGCTCGCGAGTGGGCAGGGCGCGAGGAGGTGCCGGTCTATGCGGGCGCACCGAAACCGTTGATGCGCACGCCGATCTATGCCGAGAACATCCATGGCAAGGAAGGGCTGTCGGGCGTCACCGTGCACGAGCCGAAGAAAGGCCTGGCCGAAGGTAATGCGGTCAATTACCTGATCGATACCTTGAAGGCCGCCAAGCCCCACAGCATCACCATCGCCATGCTGGGTCCACAGACCAACCTGGCCCTGGCGCTGATCCAGGAACCTGAAATCGTTCAGGGCATCAAGGAAGTGGTGATCATGGGTGGCGCGCATTTCAACGGCGGCAACATCACCCCGGTGGCCGAGTTCAACCTGTTTGCAGACCCGCAGGCTGCGGAAGTGGTACTCAAAAGCGGCGTGAAGCTGACGTATCTGCCGCTGGACGTGACCCACAAAATTCTCACCAGTGACGCGCGCCTGAAGCAGATCGCGGCGATCAACAACAATGCCAGTAAGCTGGTGGGCGACATTCTCAATGAGTACGTCAAAGGCGACATGGAGCACTACGGTATTGCGGGTGGCCCGGTGCATGACGCCACCGTCATCGCCTACCTGCTCAAGCCTGAGTTGTTCACCGGTCGCTCGGTCAACGTGGTAGTGGATAGCCGCGAAGGCCCGACCTTCGGTCAAACTATCGTCGACTGGTATGACGGCCTGAAAGCGCCGAAGAACGCGTTCTGGGTGGAAAGCGGCGACGCTCAGGGTTTCTTTGATCTGCTGACCCAGCGTCTGGCTCGCCTGAAGTAA
- the rbsD gene encoding D-ribose pyranase, with translation MKKTPLLNVALSRLIASLGHGDMVVIGDAGLPVPPGVELIDLALTQGIPDFVSTLKVVLSEMQVERHVLAQEILDKQPPALSSLDELNAKGALGQRELLSHDQFKVLSRQARAIVRTGECAPYCNIVLVSGVTF, from the coding sequence ATGAAAAAGACACCTTTGCTCAACGTTGCACTGTCGCGGCTGATCGCTTCCCTGGGGCACGGCGACATGGTCGTGATCGGCGATGCCGGTCTGCCGGTTCCGCCGGGCGTCGAACTGATCGACCTGGCCCTGACCCAGGGCATTCCTGATTTTGTCAGCACCTTGAAGGTTGTGCTCAGCGAAATGCAGGTTGAGCGCCATGTGCTGGCGCAGGAGATTCTGGACAAACAACCACCTGCCTTGAGCTCGCTGGATGAGCTGAATGCCAAAGGCGCGCTGGGCCAGCGTGAGTTGCTCAGTCATGACCAATTCAAAGTCCTCAGCCGACAGGCGCGAGCGATTGTTCGTACAGGCGAATGTGCGCCGTACTGCAACATCGTGCTGGTATCGGGAGTGACGTTCTAA
- the rbsK gene encoding ribokinase: MPAKVVVIGSLNMDLVTRAPRLPRGGETLIGESFATVSGGKGANQAVAAARLGAQVSMVGCVGSDAYGEELRGALLAEQIDCQAVSTVEGSSGVALIVVDDNSQNAIVIVAGANGALTPQVIDQFDAVLQAADVIICQLEVPDATVGHALKRGRELGKIVILNPAPASRPLPADWYASIDYLIPNESEASALSGLPVDSLETAETAATRLIALGAGKVIITLGAQGSMFANGAGFEHFPAPKVKAVDTTAAGDTFVGGFAAALASGKTEAEAIRFGQVAAALSVTRAGAQPSIPTLSDVQAFKAP; the protein is encoded by the coding sequence ATGCCAGCAAAAGTAGTGGTGATAGGCAGCCTGAACATGGACCTGGTGACCCGGGCTCCACGGTTGCCCCGTGGCGGTGAGACGCTGATCGGCGAGTCGTTTGCCACGGTGTCCGGCGGCAAGGGCGCGAACCAGGCAGTCGCCGCGGCGCGCCTGGGGGCGCAGGTGTCGATGGTCGGTTGTGTCGGCAGCGATGCTTATGGCGAAGAACTGCGCGGGGCGCTGTTGGCCGAGCAGATCGACTGCCAGGCCGTCAGTACTGTTGAAGGCTCGAGCGGCGTGGCCTTGATTGTGGTCGATGACAACAGTCAGAACGCAATCGTGATCGTCGCCGGTGCCAACGGTGCGTTGACGCCACAGGTGATCGACCAGTTCGATGCCGTGTTGCAGGCGGCGGACGTGATCATTTGTCAGCTGGAAGTGCCGGATGCCACGGTGGGTCATGCCCTCAAGCGCGGCCGTGAGCTGGGCAAAATCGTCATCCTCAACCCGGCCCCGGCCAGTCGCCCGTTACCGGCGGATTGGTATGCGTCGATCGATTACCTGATCCCCAATGAAAGCGAAGCCTCGGCCCTCAGCGGGTTGCCGGTGGACTCCCTTGAAACCGCCGAAACTGCCGCGACCCGCTTGATCGCATTGGGCGCCGGGAAGGTCATCATTACTCTGGGTGCTCAAGGATCGATGTTCGCCAACGGCGCAGGCTTCGAGCATTTCCCTGCGCCGAAGGTGAAGGCTGTTGATACCACGGCGGCTGGCGACACCTTCGTCGGTGGTTTCGCCGCCGCGCTGGCGTCCGGCAAAACCGAAGCAGAAGCGATCCGTTTTGGTCAGGTCGCTGCGGCGCTGTCGGTCACCCGTGCCGGTGCGCAACCTTCGATTCCCACCTTGTCCGATGTACAGGCGTTCAAAGCACCATGA